A genomic window from Solanum dulcamara chromosome 11, daSolDulc1.2, whole genome shotgun sequence includes:
- the LOC129873443 gene encoding pentatricopeptide repeat-containing protein At5g27110, whose translation MDSIKILSLLKSSSTSLKRGKLLHQKIVILGLHSNITLSKNLITLYISCQDFHSAKLVFQNLENPLDITLWNGLIAFYTKNQLFNEALHLFDKLLQFPYLKADSYTFPSVLKACSGLGKVQYGQMIHAHLIKTGLLSDVVVTSSVIGMYAKCDLFGSAIQLFDEMPERDIACWNTVISCYYQSGQFDKALKFFEKMKKDLRYMPNSVTYTAAISSCARLLDMERGETIHQELVNYKFPLDGFVSSALVDMYGKCGLLEKAKEIFEKIPAKSLVSWNSMISGYSLRGDSKSCIQLLQRMNKENMKPSSVTLSSLLMACSNSAQLQHGKFLHAYIIRNNILSDVFLNASLVDLYLKCGRVETAQNIFSKIAKNNVEAWNIMISGYVSAGYYLEALAIYNDMKLARIKPDAITLTSALVSCSQLASLEQGKEIHKCIIDNKLESNEIVMGSLLDMYAKCGAVSEAFEVFDELPERDLVSWTTMIAAYGSHGQAFEALKLFNEMLHSNVKPDRVAFLAVISACAHAGLVDEGYHYFNLMVSVCGIQQSAEEYSCLIDLLGRAGRLSEAYAILQSNPNIREDVELLSALVSACHLHGELEIGEEIAKTLTQKDEDDPSTYIVLAKLYASQNKWNEVRKMRLKMKELGLRKKPGCSWIEVDKRIQTFLADDKSFPLVDNVYQCLSLINSDMETYECLSIDSKGDEYYSRPSTCPNESPCS comes from the coding sequence ATGGATTCCATCAAAATTTTGTCTCTCTTGAAATCATCTTCAACATCACTGAAACGAGGCAAACTGTTGCACCAAAAGATTGTTATTTTAGGCTTACATAGCAACATTACCTTATCCAAGAATCTGATTACTTTATACATCTCTTGCCAAGATTTCCATTCCGCTAAACTGGTTTTTCAAAATCTTGAGAACCCTCTTGATATCACTTTGTGGAATGGTCTCATTGCTTTTTATACTAAGAACCAACTGTTCAATGAAGCTCTTCACCTCTTTGACAAGCTGTTGCAATTCCCCTATCTTAAAGCTGATAGTTACACCTTTCCTAGTGTTCTCAAGGCTTGTAGTGGTTTAGGAAAAGTTCAATATGGTCAAATGATACATGCTCATTTGATTAAAACTGGGCTTTTATCAGATGTTGTTGTGACAAGTTCAGTCATTGGGATGTATGCGAAATGTGACTTGTTCGGTTCTGCTATACAGCTGTTTGATGAAATGCCTGAAAGAGACATTGCATGTTGGAATACTGTCATTTCGTGCTACTATCAAAGTGGCCAATTTGACAAAGCCCTTAAATTCtttgagaagatgaagaaggaTTTGAGATATATGCCTAATTCGGTTACCTACACAGCTGCAATCTCATCATGTGCAAGGCTATTGGATATGGAAAGAGGAGAGACAATTCATCAGGAATTAGTGAATTATAAGTTTCCGTTGGATGGTTTTGTAAGTTCTGCTCTTGTGGACATGTATGGAAAATGTGGCCTCTTAGAGAAGGCTaaagagatttttgagaaaataccTGCCAAGAGTTTGGTTTCTTGGAATTCCATGATTTCTGGGTACAGCTTGAGAGGTGATAGCAAATCATGCATTCAGCTTTTACAAAGGATGAACAAAGAAAACATGAAACCGTCTTCTGTGACTTTAAGCAGCTTATTAATGGCGTGCTCTAACTCTGCTCAACTGCAGCATGGGAAGTTTCTTCATGCATATATAATTCGAAATAACATACTATCTGATGTCTTTCTTAATGCTTCACTTGTTGACTTATATTTAAAATGTGGCAGAGTTGAGACTGCCCAAAACATCTTCAGTAAGATCGCAAAAAACAATGTGGAAGCATGGAACATAATGATCTCTGGATATGTGTCAGCGGGCTACTACTTGGAAGCTCTTGCCATCTATAATGACATGAAGTTGGCACGGATAAAGCCTGATGCAATCACTTTGACTAGTGCCTTGGTATCTTGTTCACAGTTGGCATCCTTAGAACAGGGAAAGGAGATCCACAAGTGTATCATTGATAATAAGTTGGAATCCAATGAAATTGTTATGGGATCGCTGCTTGATATGTATGCTAAATGTGGTGCAGTAAGTGAAGCTTTTGAGGTCTTTGATGAGTTGCCTGAGAGAGATCTTGTATCATGGACTACAATGATTGCAGCATATGGATCTCACGGCCAAGCTTTTGAAGCGCTAAAACTCTTTAATGAAATGTTGCATTCTAATGTAAAACCCGATAGAGTTGCATTCCTTGCAGTAATTTCTGCATGTGCTCATGCAGGATTAGTGGATGAAGGTTACcactattttaatttaatgGTAAGTGTCTGTGGCATTCAACAGTCAGCTGAGGAGTACTCATGTCTAATTGACCTTCTTGGACGTGCTGGAAGATTGAGTGAAGCCTATGCAATTCTGCAGAGCAACCCTAACATCAGGGAAGATGTTGAGTTGTTAAGCGCATTAGTTTCTGCATGCCATTTACATGGGGAGTTAGAGATTGGAGAAGAAATTGCAAAGACGCTTACTCAAAAGGATGAAGATGATCCATCCACTTACATTGTTTTGGCAAAATTATATGCTTCACAGAACAAATGGAATGAGGTACGCAAGATGAGACTGAAGATGAAAGAGCTGGGGTTGAGAAAGAAACCTGGATGTAGTTGGATTGAAGTAGACAAGAGGATTCAAACATTCCTGGCAGATGATAAATCATTCCCGCTAGTAGACAATGTTTATCAATGTCTATCTTTAATAAATAGTGACATGGAAACCTATGAATGCTTAAGCATTGATAGCAAGGGAGATGAATACTACTCAAGGCCAAGTACTTGTCCAAATGAATCTCCTTGCTCATAG